In the genome of Macellibacteroides fermentans, one region contains:
- a CDS encoding peptide deformylase, protein MNDDPEIEIIRQAFINPSIIEYSSEKSIYNEGCLSIPGIYEIVERPAHIKVSFSDMELKLVEKVLSGIEARIFQHEFDHLEGILFTDRLDPMRKLLISSKLKKLQKSSRI, encoded by the coding sequence ATAAACGATGATCCAGAAATTGAAATTATTCGGCAAGCCTTCATAAATCCATCTATAATTGAATACAGTTCAGAAAAATCAATTTATAATGAAGGGTGCTTGAGCATTCCGGGAATTTATGAAATTGTAGAACGTCCGGCCCATATAAAGGTTTCATTTTCAGACATGGAACTAAAACTTGTTGAAAAAGTATTATCGGGGATAGAAGCTCGTATTTTTCAACATGAATTTGATCATCTGGAGGGAATCCTATTTACCGACAGACTCGACCCTATGCGAAAATTACTCATTAGCAGCAAATTAAAGAAGCTTCAAAAATCATCAAGGATATAA
- a CDS encoding radical SAM protein, whose translation MISFGPVPSRRLGISLGINNIPTPKICSYSCIYCQVGVTKKHNIILQQFYKPEVIFKKVKKHLDSLDKDNKPDYLTFVANGEPTLDINLGESIERLKEFGIPIAVITNASLLNATEVRNNLCKADWVSLKVDSADEKVWRAINRPHILLDFNTYKENLFLFAKEYRGSLNTETMLVKDVNDNALQIQDTADLIKQIKPTTSYISIPTRPPALNWVNKPDEESLNQAYQIYLNAGINPEMILGYEGSNMGYTGNIIKDIVNICSVHPIREDAMQQLLIKDKADSRIVDYLINNHSIRKVEYNSTVYYIRQFQK comes from the coding sequence ATGATTAGTTTTGGACCGGTACCTTCTCGCAGACTAGGCATAAGTCTTGGGATAAATAATATCCCAACGCCTAAAATATGCTCCTATTCATGTATTTATTGTCAGGTTGGTGTAACTAAAAAGCACAATATCATCCTTCAGCAATTTTACAAGCCTGAAGTAATCTTTAAAAAAGTAAAAAAACATCTTGATAGTCTGGACAAAGACAACAAGCCCGATTATTTAACTTTTGTAGCAAACGGAGAACCCACATTAGATATAAACCTGGGAGAATCTATAGAGAGACTCAAAGAGTTTGGAATTCCAATTGCCGTAATTACCAATGCATCTTTGCTCAATGCTACAGAAGTGAGAAACAACTTATGTAAAGCAGACTGGGTATCATTGAAAGTAGACAGTGCCGACGAAAAAGTGTGGAGAGCAATTAATCGGCCACATATACTGTTGGATTTTAATACTTATAAAGAAAATCTGTTTCTTTTTGCAAAGGAATATAGAGGTAGCCTTAACACAGAAACGATGCTTGTTAAGGATGTTAATGACAATGCATTACAAATACAAGATACAGCCGATCTGATCAAACAAATCAAACCCACAACCTCATATATTTCGATACCGACCAGACCCCCGGCATTGAACTGGGTAAATAAACCAGATGAGGAAAGCCTCAATCAGGCTTACCAAATTTATCTGAACGCAGGTATAAATCCGGAGATGATACTTGGTTACGAAGGTTCAAATATGGGATATACCGGCAATATTATTAAAGACATCGTTAACATTTGCAGTGTTCACCCAATCAGAGAGGATGCTATGCAACAACTATTAATTAAAGACAAGGCAGATTCCAGAATTGTGGATTACCTGATAAACAACCATTCGATTCGTAAAGTTGAATACAATTCGACTGTATATTACATACGTCAATTTCAAAAGTAA
- the cobO gene encoding cob(I)yrinic acid a,c-diamide adenosyltransferase, which produces MEAKGYIHLYTGNGKGKTTAAIGLAIRAIGAGKRVFIGQFVKGMPYSELNALKHFPELEIKQYGLDCFIENNPTQRDIEAACDGLKDVEKQIEAGYYDVIILDEVCIALYYKLFKSENLISILQKKAVSTEVVLTGRYAPAELIEVADLVTEMKEIKHYYNQGVPAREGIEF; this is translated from the coding sequence ATGGAAGCTAAGGGATATATTCATCTTTATACTGGAAATGGCAAAGGAAAAACGACTGCTGCCATTGGACTTGCAATCAGGGCAATTGGAGCTGGAAAAAGGGTTTTTATCGGTCAGTTTGTAAAGGGAATGCCATATTCAGAACTGAATGCATTAAAACACTTTCCAGAATTGGAGATTAAACAGTATGGGCTGGATTGTTTTATAGAAAATAATCCCACACAAAGAGATATTGAGGCTGCATGTGACGGACTAAAAGACGTAGAAAAACAAATAGAAGCAGGTTATTACGATGTCATCATACTAGATGAAGTATGTATTGCATTGTATTATAAACTTTTTAAATCGGAGAATTTAATATCTATTCTTCAAAAAAAAGCAGTTTCGACAGAAGTTGTTCTTACAGGTAGGTATGCACCTGCAGAACTGATAGAAGTCGCCGATTTAGTTACAGAAATGAAAGAAATAAAGCATTACTACAATCAAGGAGTTCCCGCAAGAGAAGGAATCGAATTTTAA
- a CDS encoding 4Fe-4S binding protein, giving the protein MCVCPRCGYTAPHQRGISCRSILCPSCNAQLERRRKDEIKDNEIKSDKKPIRKIPVVNIALCSGCGNCVDACPFHAIVIENSKAVIDESICKKCRKCIPACPSDAIS; this is encoded by the coding sequence GTGTGTGTTTGTCCTCGATGTGGCTATACTGCACCTCACCAAAGAGGAATATCCTGCAGATCTATACTATGTCCTTCCTGCAATGCCCAACTGGAGCGACGTAGAAAAGATGAGATAAAAGATAATGAGATTAAGTCTGATAAAAAACCCATTCGAAAAATTCCGGTTGTTAATATTGCATTATGTAGTGGCTGTGGAAACTGTGTAGATGCTTGTCCCTTCCATGCGATAGTGATTGAAAATAGCAAAGCTGTAATAGATGAAAGCATCTGCAAAAAATGCCGGAAATGCATTCCGGCTTGTCCTTCTGATGCAATAAGTTAA
- a CDS encoding IS4 family transposase: MNIGKTVFAQLMSFLPTYEFNKCVEKYKGNHRVRNFTCKEHFYVMGFAQLTYRESLRDIESCLTAFSNKLYHSGIKQPVPKSTLAEANESRDWRIYADYAQVLIKEARHLYEKDNEFKLDVKNMVYALDSSTIDLCLSLFPWAKFRKNKGAVKMHTLLDLRGSIPTFVHLTDGLCHDVNVMEHIVVEPGAIYVMDKGYVDFFRFYTIIHEQRAFFVTRAKDNMAARRVYSRKVDKTTGLKYDQSIKLTGFYIKKDYPDYLRRIKYQDAETGKIYVFLTNNLELPAFTIAQLYKERWKIELFFKWIKQHLRIKAFYGTSRNAVYTQIWIAICMYLLVSIVKKKMKLEPPLYTLLQIFSLTLFEKMPINELFINTNYNLTSPNSSNQLNIW; the protein is encoded by the coding sequence ATGAATATAGGGAAAACCGTTTTCGCGCAACTGATGTCATTTTTACCGACTTATGAATTCAACAAGTGTGTTGAAAAGTACAAGGGTAACCATCGCGTAAGGAACTTTACCTGTAAGGAACACTTTTATGTGATGGGTTTTGCTCAACTTACCTATAGGGAAAGTTTACGTGACATCGAATCTTGCTTGACAGCGTTTTCCAATAAATTATATCATTCAGGCATAAAGCAGCCGGTTCCTAAATCCACATTGGCAGAGGCCAACGAAAGTCGGGATTGGCGAATTTATGCAGACTACGCACAAGTTCTGATCAAGGAGGCTCGACACCTTTATGAAAAGGATAACGAGTTCAAGCTTGATGTCAAAAACATGGTGTACGCCTTGGACAGCAGCACCATCGACTTGTGCTTAAGTCTTTTTCCATGGGCGAAGTTTCGCAAAAACAAAGGTGCTGTTAAAATGCACACGTTGCTGGACTTGCGGGGCTCCATACCCACATTTGTACATTTGACGGATGGTTTATGCCACGACGTCAATGTAATGGAACATATCGTAGTCGAGCCTGGTGCCATTTATGTAATGGACAAAGGTTATGTCGATTTCTTTCGGTTCTACACTATCATCCACGAACAACGCGCGTTCTTCGTGACTAGGGCCAAGGATAACATGGCTGCCAGAAGAGTGTATAGTCGAAAGGTGGACAAGACCACCGGACTCAAATACGATCAATCTATAAAACTGACAGGCTTTTACATCAAGAAAGATTATCCAGACTATTTGAGGAGGATAAAATATCAAGATGCCGAAACCGGCAAGATTTATGTTTTCTTGACGAATAACTTAGAGTTACCAGCCTTTACAATTGCTCAGTTATACAAAGAACGATGGAAGATTGAACTGTTTTTCAAATGGATAAAACAGCATCTTCGGATAAAAGCTTTTTATGGCACCAGCAGAAACGCAGTGTACACCCAAATATGGATAGCAATCTGTATGTATCTGCTTGTCTCAATAGTCAAAAAGAAAATGAAATTAGAGCCGCCGCTCTACACTTTATTGCAGATTTTCAGCTTGACTTTGTTTGAGAAAATGCCTATAAATGAGCTATTTATAAATACAAATTACAATTTAACCAGTCCGAATAGTTCTAACCAGTTGAATATCTGGTAG
- a CDS encoding peptide deformylase has translation MTSRIVTYGSPVLRKIAEPITENTELEQTVNRMFSILDKEEGIGLAAPQIGISKRIFIIDTTPLVSG, from the coding sequence ATGACATCAAGAATAGTTACCTACGGCTCTCCTGTTTTACGCAAAATAGCTGAGCCTATTACCGAAAACACAGAATTAGAGCAAACTGTAAACCGGATGTTTTCCATTCTCGATAAAGAAGAAGGCATAGGGTTGGCTGCTCCTCAGATCGGAATCTCCAAGCGTATATTTATTATAGATACAACCCCACTAGTGTCCGGTTAA
- a CDS encoding nucleotide-binding protein — MKIAIASGKGGTGKTLVSTNLFYTLMQQDYEVTLVDCDAEEPNAQAFFSGFRIKSKRITQQVPVINTDLCTYCGKCYDYCNYNAIFFLRTRKTIHVMEELCHGCGACSIACTKGAITEKEDELGTVNTYSISKFSKIIESRMKVGVYTPVNVIKAAIKEAGQCPVVILDSPPGTSCPFIQTVSQADFVILVTEPTPFGLSDLKQSVDTLKTLSKKYGVIINKAGLGNRDVYNYLETEKIALLMEIPFDKEVASIYSKGEIYSIFNRDWQKKFKEMVDKIINNNGDSRN; from the coding sequence ATGAAAATAGCTATCGCAAGCGGAAAGGGTGGTACTGGTAAAACATTAGTATCAACCAACCTTTTCTATACACTGATGCAACAAGATTACGAAGTAACATTGGTTGATTGTGATGCCGAAGAACCAAATGCTCAGGCATTCTTCTCTGGCTTCCGGATTAAATCAAAGCGAATTACGCAGCAGGTACCTGTTATAAACACTGATTTATGTACATATTGTGGAAAGTGTTACGATTATTGTAATTACAATGCTATTTTCTTTCTCCGTACAAGAAAAACCATTCATGTAATGGAGGAATTGTGTCATGGATGCGGTGCGTGTTCGATTGCTTGTACTAAAGGTGCCATAACAGAGAAAGAAGATGAACTGGGTACAGTAAATACATACTCAATTTCAAAGTTCTCAAAAATCATTGAAAGCCGGATGAAGGTAGGGGTTTATACTCCGGTTAATGTGATTAAAGCTGCGATAAAAGAAGCCGGGCAATGTCCGGTTGTAATATTAGATTCTCCTCCAGGAACTTCATGTCCGTTTATTCAAACTGTATCTCAGGCAGATTTTGTAATATTAGTTACAGAACCAACACCTTTTGGCTTGAGTGACCTTAAACAGTCAGTCGATACGTTAAAAACTCTATCAAAAAAATATGGAGTAATTATAAATAAAGCGGGTTTAGGAAATCGGGACGTTTATAACTACCTGGAAACAGAAAAAATAGCATTGTTAATGGAAATTCCATTCGATAAAGAGGTAGCTTCTATTTATTCAAAAGGAGAAATATATTCGATTTTCAATCGGGATTGGCAGAAGAAATTTAAAGAAATGGTTGATAAAATAATAAATAATAATGGAGATAGCCGTAATTAG
- a CDS encoding ATP-binding protein, which translates to MEIAVISGKGGTGKSSISAAFATLENHVVLADCDVDAANLYILFNPVVEKEKAFVTGQKAVIDERKCTNCGYCIDFCRFDAISYENDKVIISDTLCDGCVLCSRICPYDAINNIYEDKSRMYAGSFRNGRMVYGRLAPGEENSGKLVNMVRQEAKREAENNQLAVTIIDGPPGIGCPVISAITGVDHVIIVTEPSVSGLHDLKRTIEITSKFNLKSWVIINKSDINSNISELIKTYCKNTRIDILAELPFDSQMVEAMVQCKSIIEWLPDSTISQKLIHAFNRITNGS; encoded by the coding sequence ATGGAGATAGCCGTAATTAGTGGAAAAGGAGGAACAGGGAAGAGCAGTATCAGCGCGGCATTTGCCACTTTAGAAAATCACGTTGTTCTGGCGGATTGCGATGTAGACGCAGCTAATCTTTATATTTTATTCAATCCGGTAGTAGAAAAAGAAAAAGCTTTTGTAACAGGTCAGAAAGCTGTGATTGATGAGCGTAAATGTACAAATTGCGGATACTGCATAGATTTTTGTCGTTTTGATGCAATTAGCTATGAAAATGACAAAGTTATTATATCTGATACTCTTTGTGACGGATGTGTATTATGCTCCAGGATTTGTCCGTATGACGCCATTAATAATATCTACGAAGATAAAAGCAGAATGTATGCAGGTAGCTTTAGAAATGGAAGGATGGTATATGGACGCTTAGCTCCCGGCGAAGAAAATTCGGGAAAACTAGTCAACATGGTTCGTCAGGAAGCCAAAAGGGAGGCCGAAAATAATCAGCTGGCAGTTACAATAATTGACGGTCCTCCTGGAATAGGTTGCCCTGTAATTTCGGCAATCACTGGTGTAGATCACGTAATCATTGTAACAGAACCAAGCGTTTCTGGATTACATGATTTGAAACGGACTATAGAAATTACCAGCAAATTTAATCTAAAGAGCTGGGTAATTATAAATAAATCAGATATAAATTCAAATATATCAGAACTAATAAAAACATATTGCAAAAATACCAGAATAGACATTTTGGCAGAGTTGCCATTTGATTCGCAAATGGTTGAAGCAATGGTACAATGTAAAAGCATCATAGAATGGTTACCAGATTCCACTATTTCCCAAAAACTGATTCACGCATTTAATCGAATTACAAATGGAAGCTAA
- a CDS encoding Mrp/NBP35 family ATP-binding protein, producing MEQKVKREVIEKTVLPHIKNIIIVASGKGGVGKSTVASGMAVNLALEGYAVGLLDADIYGPSVPTLFNIQNQHPEIKECEGKNKIVPFHKYGIKVMSIGFFIDPKQAVLWRGPLASNALKQLINDTEWGPLDYLIIDTPPGTGDIHITLLQQYMITGAVIVTTPQLLAMCDVKKAIDMYLDEHVGVPIYGIVENMSWFTPGKHPEEKYYLFGKDGGEKLASQFNLRLLAQIPVTEDVCNNCDEGKLDILFRNTAVKKGFESLTDGIISFNKELSDKLNMQ from the coding sequence ATGGAACAGAAAGTAAAAAGAGAGGTGATCGAAAAAACGGTACTGCCTCATATTAAAAATATTATCATAGTTGCCTCGGGAAAAGGAGGTGTTGGAAAATCTACGGTAGCATCAGGTATGGCTGTAAATCTGGCTTTGGAAGGATATGCTGTGGGATTATTGGATGCCGACATCTATGGTCCTTCAGTGCCTACATTGTTCAATATTCAAAACCAGCACCCGGAAATTAAAGAGTGTGAAGGAAAAAACAAAATAGTCCCCTTTCATAAATATGGCATCAAAGTTATGTCCATTGGGTTCTTCATTGATCCCAAACAAGCTGTTTTGTGGCGTGGTCCACTTGCATCCAATGCCTTAAAACAATTGATCAATGACACAGAATGGGGTCCGCTTGATTATCTTATTATTGACACTCCTCCGGGAACCGGAGACATACATATAACTTTACTGCAGCAATACATGATAACCGGAGCAGTTATTGTAACAACACCTCAATTACTTGCCATGTGTGATGTTAAAAAGGCTATTGATATGTATCTGGACGAACATGTAGGAGTTCCCATCTATGGCATTGTAGAGAATATGTCCTGGTTTACACCGGGAAAACATCCGGAAGAAAAGTATTATTTGTTTGGTAAAGACGGAGGCGAAAAGTTAGCAAGCCAATTCAATCTACGATTGCTTGCACAGATTCCAGTTACAGAAGATGTATGTAATAACTGCGATGAAGGAAAATTAGACATATTATTTAGAAATACAGCCGTTAAAAAAGGATTTGAATCCCTAACAGATGGTATTATTTCCTTTAATAAAGAACTCTCTGATAAATTAAATATGCAATGA
- a CDS encoding acyl-CoA thioesterase: MIEHSHSLRVLYPETDKMGTVHHSNYARYYEVARWELFRAIGIPYNEIENAGYMLPVIKMNFRFIKTIQYDELLTIKTVLKEIKGVRIWFTYKLYNSQSELVNTAETELAFVCKENWKPCPPPEFVLSAIEKAYLI; the protein is encoded by the coding sequence ATGATAGAACATAGCCATTCTTTAAGGGTTTTATATCCGGAAACAGATAAGATGGGCACAGTGCATCACTCTAATTATGCCAGATACTATGAAGTTGCACGTTGGGAGTTATTTCGTGCGATTGGAATTCCTTATAATGAAATAGAAAATGCAGGTTATATGCTCCCTGTAATCAAAATGAATTTCCGGTTTATTAAAACAATCCAGTATGACGAACTTCTTACTATTAAAACTGTATTGAAGGAGATAAAAGGAGTTCGAATCTGGTTTACATATAAGCTATACAATAGCCAGAGCGAATTAGTCAACACAGCCGAGACAGAACTTGCTTTTGTTTGCAAAGAAAACTGGAAGCCCTGCCCTCCACCCGAATTCGTATTATCTGCGATTGAAAAAGCATATTTAATATAG